The genomic interval ATACGTTGACCTTGATCTGGTCGTCATTTTGAAAGTGCATTTGTTCATCGAAGAGCGGCTCAATTCAATTCTTGAAAGGTTCGTGTTCCACCCGGAATATCTCACGAAAATGCGGTTGTCGTTTGCCGACAAGGTTTTATTTGCGAGAGCCATTTCGCTCGATGAGCACGATGGCGAGATCTGGAACCTCATCAACAGTATTAATCGACTTCGGAATGACTGTGCCCACAAAACGGGGTCTCCTGAGCGGGACAAAAAAATTGATGACGTCTTGAATATGTTCGCCCCTTTGGACAAAAAAACGATCGGCCAGGCGGAAGATCAAGAGCTGCCGAAACACGTGTCACTGGCGAATGCGGGAGCTTTATGTGCTGGCTTCCTCCATGGTTTGGAACTAGAGATTGAGCGGTTTCGTTCGGTTTTGAAGATAATGGATCGCGTTTGGAATCCGCATCGACACGTGACCACAGACATTTCTGATGAGTCATTGAAGAGCGGGGCATGATTTAGAGAGCATTTCATAACCGCCTCATTGTAATGAGCGCGCAGGCAAGATGAATCCATCCCGTAAATCGAGCCAGTGTGGTTTCGTAGCGGACGACAGTACGACGGAAATTATGGAACCAGCTATGGGTTCGCTCGACTACGAATCGTCGGCGATATCTGCGACAGGCACGCCCGTCTTGAGTGGGCGGCTTCTTACGGCTTTTACGATGCGGGCAAACCAACTCGATGCCGCGTTCGTTCAGTACTCGATTGCGAAGTGGATCACTATCCGCCGCACGGTCATAGATGAGATGTTCGGGGACTTGATGTGGAATCTGAAGCCGATCCAGCGTTGGCTCGATCAACTTCACTTCGTTGTGATTGGCACTGGTCAGATGGACGGCGAGAGGAGTTCCGTTCGAATCGACAACATCGACAATCTTGGTTCCCTTGCCACATTTCGTTTTGCCAACTCCGTCTCCCCCCTTTTGGCTCGTGCGAACCAAGCGTCCGCCGCAGCCTCCGACCAATCGATTTTGCCACGCTCCTGCAATTCGTGCAGGAGTTCGAACCAAAGCCCTTCGAAGATGCCCATTCGAGTCCATTCATCGAAGCGCCGCCAGCACGTGCTCGGGGATGGAAAGCACTTTGGTAACTTTGACCACTGGCAACCTGTAATAAGTACATACAAGATTCCCTCCAAACACGCGCGTGACGAGTGGAAAGGGCGCCCACCGCGAGGTTGCTCCTCGGGGGCGGGAATCAGGTGCGCGATGCGATCCCATTGTGCGTCAGTGAGATACGTATATCCGGCGAGAATGGGGAAAAAGGTGACAGGAACCTTTTTTCGTTTCGTCATCTCTTATTCTTACTGTTGCTCTCTTTTTCGTGCTGTGATCGCCACTTTTCGACTTCGGTTTGATCTGTTGGCTCGGCAACGAACTCGACTTTTTTCCCGACGCTGGTCAGGTTTGTGAGTGCTTCTGACGGTTCCTCTTTGGTGGCTGTGACTCGGTAGAAGTCGATTCCGATGGATTCATCGCCTGTGTTAATAGACGTGGTGTCGATGGGATGAATGATTGCGTCGACCTGCGGAAGGCGGCCCTTCCCGTTCACAAACCAGCGAACCTGCAGGGTTTGCTCGTCGATAACGTCCATCACTTTCACGACGAGGAACGATCCAATGTCACCGACTTCAGGCTTTTCCGGAAAGGAAGCACTCCCCTTCGATCGCTTGATTTGCGAAATCGCGTCTTCGCTTTGCTGAATCCGCTCCCGAGTCGATGCCTGTTGCTGGACTTTCACCTCACGCAGGCGTGATTCGAAACTGGCAATCCGCTTCTCAAGCACTTTGATTTCAGCGGATTTCGCCTCCCTCACCCGGTCAAGATACTCTCGAATCTTGATGGGGATTCGCTCCACGACAATCGGCTCGGCTTTGGGGCTCGTCGCGGCGACAACGACAGGCGGCGATCTGGGCGGCTCTGGTTGCGCCACCTGAACAACTGGTGTCGGAATCGGCTCCTTCCAGACCATTGCCGCCTTGAATCGCTCTTCGATGTCTGTGGGCAGCTCGACAAGAAACGGATCGAAATCCTTCTCGTCAAAGAATCGCCAGCCGTCATAACGCCCACGGGCGGGATTCGTGTTCCCCTTGGTGGACGGCATCGATTGAAGTTCGCAAATATCGTTGCTGTGACACACTCTTGCGGCGCCATTCACGATTTCAAAAACTTGTCTCCGCAGGACTTTTCCCTCGCCGTTCAGACTCACAACTCGAAAACTCATGGCGCAGAACGTTCGGAGCCCGGATTCACGAACGGTGTCGTAGATTTTTTGCCAGGCGTCCTTGCTGTCTTCCCCGCGCCCTTTTTCATAAAGCTCCTTCGCAACCTCAGCCCCCTCCACGACATGGATGAGATTCAGATGGAAGAGCCCTTTGGGAGTTTGAGCGGGATACCATTTCACCTCCTCCCATTTTCCGTCATTGAGATTCTCTTTCAACCAGATCTCGACCAACGCCTTGTCTGGGTCCGACGTGGGAACCGCTTTCCAGGCCCAACTTCCTGCGTACAATGCAGCCGAAGTGACGACGACGAAGGCAATTGCGACGAACCCGATGTCGGACGGCGACCAGCTTGCCCGCTTCTTCTTGCGCGGTTTCATCGCGGGATCGATTCTGCACTTTTGGCAAAGAACCATGTCCGCTGCATCGGAAACGGCGAAATAATTCTTACAACCGGGGCATTGCCATTTGGTCCGAGCCATTCTGCGAGTCCAACGCGAGTTTGAAACAGTTTCGAAGACGTCGTTTGTTCAGGTATCGTGAAGCGGTATTACACAATCCGACCCATGAAACGTCAATCTTCATGCACAGGCATTCAGGCAGTACCATTCTGAATCCCTGCGGAGAGGCCGGCGCAGCCGCTCGCGTCCCGGAATAAACCACACGGTGTTTGAATCACCGGCAACCGTTCATAGCCCGAAGAGAGGTTTTTTCCTTTGTCGCGCGGCGGGCCTTGCGCCGGTCGGGGCATCCTCGCCCGGTGGGGTTTTACGTCTGACGAGTCTTCTAAACGTTTGGAAGATAGGACCGAAGTGGTCGTGACATGATCGTGGGAGACCGTAAGATCGACCAGCAGCCATTTTCTCTCGCAGTCTGTTGAAGCCAATGGGACAGACAGACCCCTGGTCGCTCATCAGATCGAGGCGTTTTTGAATCTCGGCGGAGCCAGTCCCCGTTATTTCGAACGGTTGCTGGGGCGAGACCTCATCGACGGGAGTTTTTCATCGTGTTCTTGACCACACGCAGCAGCATCCATGTTCTCTCACCAGGGATGGGCCTCGCCGCATTGAGGGCGGCCGCGATTTCGCGAGAAAACTCCACTTCCTTGATGAACACGAGGCAGAATCAGGTTGCTCAAGGCGATCCTGTGAGCCGCTTGAGCAAGATGACTTAAGTTGTATTCCATCAAGAGGATCTGAAACGAAATGATCAAATGGATCAAGGTGATCAAAAATCTGTGGGGGCGGCCCTGTGAATTGGCAATCCGGTACAAAAAACAGTTGCCATCCACTGAGCGGTGAAGACGACGCTTCCACAGGCCGGGGACTGGCTCATTTTCCCGCGGTAAGGGGAAGGATAAACCTATTGGATGCACCGTGGATTCCAATCGAACCGGGAAAATGTGCCTGTACCCCTCTCTTCGGACAGTGAAAGGTTACACCTACGTAGCCAACAAGACTGAAATCAACCAACCAATCAGATAGGTGCATCAATCTTAGAGCGAGAGGGAGAAACAAGGGCATCGGAAACGCCGCTTATTCTGCCGGATAGGGATCTTCAATTTCGATGGCAACGTCGGCCGATTCGCTGATCGTCTCTAACATTTCCAGTACGATCTCAGCTCTACGTGCCGACAATTGGCGTTCGCTTTCGAACACGGGCATCCTGTCATATTCGCCCCGACGAAAATAGGCCAGATGCAGCACCTGCTCCGTGCTGATGACCGTGCCATCTTTCATGACAATTTTCGCACTGGGGCGGTAGATCACGTTGCCCGACGGTGCTTTGAACGAATGGACTGCGACCAGTCTCTGAACATCCGATAAAGGCCACGACCGCGTGCCCAGTGTCAGAAATCGATTGACCTCAATTCTGTCCGGCTTCAAGCGAATCCAGCAGTCCACCATCATCCAGGTGCCCATGCCAGTAATGATCAAGATCGACAGCGCCAGGAACGAAAGGACTCGGCCCGTTTGAAATCCCAGTCGTGAATCACTAAGGAGCATGAGATCGCGCACAACTCGTCGACCGAGCACCACGTAACAAAGGCTTAATACAATCACAAATGATAACAACATCGCCCAGAACAAGGCCGGCATCAGCACCGCAGGACCAGTGTATCGAGCAAAAAACAAATCATCAGGATCGGGCTGGACGGCCGAATTGAATAGTTTCATCAGTGGATGCGCCGTCAAATATAAAATCAGTCCGGTCAATCCGAATGCCGCCGCCGGGGAAACAAGATTGACGATCTTCTCGGTTCGCCGGTATTTTTCGATCAACGATTCACGCGTCGCGATGAATTCCGGCGTGGTAACAAAACGGAACCAAGAATTCCTGCGAAATAGGGCGAATGCGATTGGAACGCAAATCGCCACAGCAATGCTTGGAAAGATATTTTTTTCGGCCATCAACAATGTCATTTCAACTGTCCCACGAGATCGTTATTACGGCATGATATTAGAGCATGCTATTGAGTGAAATCACAGCATGTCACCATCAGATTTCGTCCCGCATTTCCCAAACCCATCCATCGCTTCGTTTCACCTCAAAGCCGACGGATCAGGTGCGCGAGCACACATTCGTTGTCATGCGTTGTCGTAGCGAATATTACAGGCTTTATTACGACTTGTTAGTTTTCCTTCCCCCCCCCTGTAAGAGCGGACGGACGATCCGCATCGCACCATGATTGCTTCCTGCCGCCCTTGCAGGGCGGCGAATTCGGTGGAGTTCGTGACCGAGGGCAGCGATCGAAACGATCGCAACCCTGGGCTTGGACCCGCCCGCTCTGGGGCGGACAATGCCGGAGCGACAGTTCTTCGTTTCCGAACTTCCGAGTCGGCGAGGTTCATCGTGTGTTGCAGAGGGTTTGAGTTCCGAGGAACACAATCGTGCCCACAATCAAAAGTTGTTCATAATACTTGAGTCGTCCACAATACTTGGCACATTGTCTGTTTAGACTAAACGGGCGGATTCCCCAAACGGGGACAGGCACCTGGCGGAGCCAGTCCCCGTTTGGGGAGGCTGCCGTCATATCGCGGGATCAGGGGCTGGCTGCGGGGAATTCTTCGTGGGTGCGAACGCCCTTGCCGGTTTTACCCTGGAGTCGGTCGCCTAAGTCCTCTCGCATCTGGTCGGCGCGGGACTGGAGCGTGGCCACGATTTCCGGGCGGGATTCGGCCAGATTGTGTTGTTCACCGAGATCATTGGAAAGGTCGTAGAGTTCCAGTCCGATTTTGCGGCGAACGCCCTTTCCTGGGGCACCGTCGCGTCCCAGTTCGGCCCCTTCAACGCTGCCGACATCATGCGGAAATAGCAGCTTCCACGAGCCGAGGCGCATCGCCTGCAACTCACCGTCTCGATAGTAGAAAAAGAAGGCGTCATGCGGATTTTTCGCGGCGGGTTGTGTCAGCAGTGGCCAGATGTCGTGGCCGTCGATGGGCTGTTCGGGCAGTTTGGTTCCCGTCAGCCCCGCGATGGTCGGAAACCAATCGATCATGATCGCCGGTTCATGGATCACCGTTCCGGCTGCGATGCGCCCCGGCCAACGCGCGAGGCATGGCACGCGAATTCCCCCCTCGTAGACGGTTCCTTTCGATTCTCGCAACGGGCCGGCCGAACCGCCGTGATTGCCGTAGATCTTCCATGGGCCATTGTCCGAGGAAAAAATGACCAGCGTGCGTTCGGCAAGTTGATGCTGATCCAATGCAGCGAGGATCTGTCCCACCGACCAGTCAATCTCGGCGATGACGTCGGCATACAGCCCCTGCCCCGTCTTGTTTCGAAACTTGTCCGACACGCGAATGGGGACGTGCGGCATCGAATGAGGGACATACAACAAGAACGGCCGCTCGCGGTGTTCGGCGATAAACTTCACCGCCCGCTCGGTGTACTGCGTCGTCAGTTGCGATTGATCCGGTGTCGTGGCGACGACCTTCGTTCCGTCGATCAACGGCAGCGGTGGAAATTGTGTCTTGGGTGGGACCCCGGGGCTGTCTTCGGGAGCGGGACTCATATCGTTCGAGTACGGCAGTCCCAGATAATCGTCGAAGCCGAAGGTTGTCGGCAGAAAGTTGACGTGGTGTCCCAAATGCCACTTGCCGTAGATCGCCGTCGCATAGTTCTGTTGTTTGAGCAGTTGAGCCAGCGTCATCTCACGATGACTAAGACCATAATTTTGCCGAGGAGACAATGCCCCCACGATGCTCAAACGGTTCGGGTAACAACCGGTCAACAGGGCCGCGCGCGATGCGGAACAGACGGGTTGCGCCGCATAGAAATCGGTGAAACGCGCCCCCTGCTTCGCGAGTTGATCCAGGTGCGGCGTGACACTCGGTTGCCCGCCATAACAACCGAGATCTCCATATCCCAGGTCGTCCGCGTAGATGATCACGATATTCGGCAGCGACTCGGGTTCGGCGGCCCAGGAACTGACCGTCAGATTCACAAACAAAAGCCCCAATACCGCCGCACACGCTCGACGAACGCAATTTGGCATTGTGCATCTCATGAAGAACGCTCACTTTCACTCGACGGAAAAAGGCGATCGCAGACCGTGATCAGAAATCAGACCAGTAACATGCGTTTCCTGGGCAACAACGTCAAACGATGCCCCGGTTCATCGTTTGACTTCAGGGGCGAAGAGAGGGGGGCAGATCCATTTTTTCGGTTCATTGGAACCCACAGTCCAGAGCCGAACGCGCTCCTTTCCGTCGACGCGGGAAAACGAGCCAGTTCCCGCCCTGTGATTGGTCTGTCTATCGATCGAGTTCGTACTGAATGGCCACATCCCCCCAATGCGCGACCTTGTTCTTGTCGGGGCGGGTGCAATGTCAGTAGAGTAAGACCTGCGCTGCTCGTGTCCCCGCCGCGCGAATTTCGTGGTGGACCAATTCCCGCCACACGCAGATGACGCTCACCCCGCGATAGGCAAGAAGACGAACCAGCCCCACCTTGCAGAATGAGGAACGCTTGATGGCTCCCGCCCAGCCTCATCGAATGGTTTGCTCTGGCCCCATGAGCCGGCGTGACGTCATGCGGATCGGCGCACTGGGTCTGGGCGGCCTGAGTCTCGCCGATCTTTTGGCGGCGGAATCGGCATCGGGCACTCGTCGCCCCGACACGTCTGTGATCTTGTTCTGGATGTGGGGTGGACCCAGCCAGCTCGAAACCTGGGACATGAAACCGAATGCTCCCTCGGAATACCGGGGACCGTTCCGACCCATCTCGACGACAGTGCCGGGAATGGACATCTGCGAGATCTTTCCGCGACAGGCACAGAATGCCCATCGATTTTCGCTGGTCCGGTCGCTGCATCACGAGATGTCTGCCCACAACGATGGATCGATTGAGCTGCTGACGGGAAAGACGCCCGATCGCCCCGACCCCACATCCACAGCACGTTCGCTACACCCCGACTTTGGCATGATCACCAGCCGCCTGCGTCCGGCCCCGGCGGACGGGATGCCGCAATACATCGGCATTCCGACCAAGCCGTTCATGACCGACACCACGTACCTTGGACTGAACTGCAATGCGTATGTGACGGGCGATCCGTCCGTGGCCAATTTTCGCCCGCCGAATCTCAGCCTTGATCTGGGTATGGACGCCTCGCGGCTCGGTGATCGCCGCGGGTTGGTCGGACAGCTTGATCGTCTGCAGCGGCAGCGCGAGATCCAAGGTATGTTCGATGGGCACGACCGCATCCGCGATCACGCATTTCAGCTCTTGACTAGCAACTCCGTCGCGCGGGCGTTCGATCTCGAAGCGGAAACCCCGCAGACACGAGACAAATACGGCCGCACGTT from Schlesneria paludicola DSM 18645 carries:
- a CDS encoding IS5 family transposase, coding for MVRTPARIAGAWQNRLVGGCGGRLVRTSQKGGDGVGKTKCGKGTKIVDVVDSNGTPLAVHLTSANHNEVKLIEPTLDRLQIPHQVPEHLIYDRAADSDPLRNRVLNERGIELVCPHRKSRKKPPTQDGRACRRYRRRFVVERTHSWFHNFRRTVVRYETTLARFTGWIHLACALITMRRL
- a CDS encoding sulfatase-like hydrolase/transferase encodes the protein MPNCVRRACAAVLGLLFVNLTVSSWAAEPESLPNIVIIYADDLGYGDLGCYGGQPSVTPHLDQLAKQGARFTDFYAAQPVCSASRAALLTGCYPNRLSIVGALSPRQNYGLSHREMTLAQLLKQQNYATAIYGKWHLGHHVNFLPTTFGFDDYLGLPYSNDMSPAPEDSPGVPPKTQFPPLPLIDGTKVVATTPDQSQLTTQYTERAVKFIAEHRERPFLLYVPHSMPHVPIRVSDKFRNKTGQGLYADVIAEIDWSVGQILAALDQHQLAERTLVIFSSDNGPWKIYGNHGGSAGPLRESKGTVYEGGIRVPCLARWPGRIAAGTVIHEPAIMIDWFPTIAGLTGTKLPEQPIDGHDIWPLLTQPAAKNPHDAFFFYYRDGELQAMRLGSWKLLFPHDVGSVEGAELGRDGAPGKGVRRKIGLELYDLSNDLGEQHNLAESRPEIVATLQSRADQMREDLGDRLQGKTGKGVRTHEEFPAASP
- a CDS encoding DUF1501 domain-containing protein; its protein translation is MAPAQPHRMVCSGPMSRRDVMRIGALGLGGLSLADLLAAESASGTRRPDTSVILFWMWGGPSQLETWDMKPNAPSEYRGPFRPISTTVPGMDICEIFPRQAQNAHRFSLVRSLHHEMSAHNDGSIELLTGKTPDRPDPTSTARSLHPDFGMITSRLRPAPADGMPQYIGIPTKPFMTDTTYLGLNCNAYVTGDPSVANFRPPNLSLDLGMDASRLGDRRGLVGQLDRLQRQREIQGMFDGHDRIRDHAFQLLTSNSVARAFDLEAETPQTRDKYGRTLWGQSCLLARRLAEAGSAVITIDALAPKPGMPVYFSWDDHVNPLNGWDLAPGMMLRATDMDPALSALIEDIYERGLDQKIMVVAMGEFGRTPRLSHAGGLTGRDHWPQAQSALISGGGLRMGQVVGATNSKAEYPTERPYTPQDLLATIYQHLGIDPRQSLIDFSGRPIPILPGGSPIRELLS